Proteins encoded together in one Solanum lycopersicum chromosome 7, SLM_r2.1 window:
- the PHYF gene encoding phytochrome F isoform X2 codes for MSSSSTTNKTNCSRGSSARSRRSARVIAQTPVDAKLHVEFEESEQQFDYSSSVNLSNSTSNVPSSTVSDYLQKMQRGSLIQPFGCMIAIDAQNFAVIAYSENAPEMLDLTPHAVPSIEQQEALTFGTDVRKLFRSSGASALEKAVSFGELSLLNPILVHCKNSGKPFYAILHRIEVGLVIDLEPVDPHEVPVTTAGAIKSYKLAAKAIRKLQSLPSGDISLLCDVLVREVSHLTGYDRVMVYKFHEDEHGEVVAECRTPELEPYLGLHYPATDIPQASRFLFMKNKVRMICDCLAPPIRVIQDPRLAQSLSLGGSTLRAPHGCHAQYMTNMGTVASMAMSVMINEQDDELDSDQQVGRKLWGLVVCHHTCPRFLSFPLRYASEFLLQVFSVQVNKEVEMAAQLKEKQILQIQTVLCDMLLRDAPMGIVTQSPNVMDLVKCDGAALYYRNKLWLHGVTPAESQIRDIAEWLNESHGDSTGLNTDSLMEAGFPGASVLGDAVCGMAAVKITSKDFLFWFRSHTAKEIKWGGAKHLPGDKDDGRKMHPRSSFKAFLEVVKRRSLPWEDVEMDAIHSLQLILRGSLQDEAADCSKMIVNVPAVDTIIDRVDTLHINDMVRLVETASMPVLAVDTSGRINGWNSKVSELTGLPVENVIGVPLVDLVIGGTTNTIKRVLSLALQGKEEKNVEIKLRTLGPQEKVGSISIVVNACCSRDFKQNIVGVCFTGKDVTGLKLIKDKYSRVQGDYVGIIHSPSPLIPPIFVMDEQGRCVEWNDAMHKLTGSKREEVIDQMLLGEVFTVNSFGCRVKDQDTLTQLTILLNRVIAGGEELQYAMHVQKLSEQAAKNSLKKLAYVRLELKNPLNGINCIQNLLKSSDLSKDQRQLLKTSTMCQKQLAKIIDDTDIESIEECYTEMNSCEFNLGEVVTVVINQVMILSQERKVQVTWDSPVEVSQLYLIGDNLRLQQVLSDFLTTAILFTPFEDSSVHFRVIPRKERIGTKMYIMHLEFRITHPSPGIPDDLIQHMFHYSRSISREGFGLYISQKLVKIMDGTVQYLREADRSSFIILVEFPLMEKKNN; via the exons ATGTCTTCTAGTTCTACAACAAACAAGACGAATTGCTCAAGGGGCAGTTCAGCTAGATCTAGGCGTAGTGCTAGAGTTATTGCTCAGACTCCAGTTGATGCAAAGCTTCATGTGGAGTTTGAGGAGTCTGAGCAACAATTTGATTACTCTAGTTCAGTTAACTTGTCTAATTCCACTAGCAATGTTCCATCTTCAACTGTATCTGATTATCTCCAGAAAATGCAAAGGGGAAGTCTAATTCAGCCGTTTGGATGCATGATTGCTATTGATGCGCAAAACTTTGCTGTCATAGCCTATAGCGAAAATGCACCAGAAATGTTGGACTTGACACCTCATGCAGTTCCAAGCATCGAACAGCAAGAGGCTCTGACATTTGGAACAGATGTCAGGAAACTTTTTCGATCTTCAGGTGCTTCTGCCCTTGAAAAAGCAGTCAGCTTTGGAGAACTTAGTTTGCTAAATCCTATTTTGGTTCATTGTAAAAACTCAGGCAAGCCTTTCTATGCGATTCTGCACCGCATTGAGGTTGGATTAGTAATAGATTTGGAGCCTGTGGATCCACACGAGGTCCCTGTAACTACAGCAGGAGCTATAAAATCTTATAAGCTAGCAGCTAAAGCCATTCGGAAATTGCAATCTCTACCAAGCGGGGATATATCATTGTTATGTGATGTGTTAGTTAGAGAAGTGAGTCATTTGACTGGCTATGATCGTGTTATGGTTTATAAATTCCACGAGGATGAACACGGGGAAGTAGTTGCTGAATGTCGTACGCCTGAACTAGAACCTTATCTTGGCTTGCATTACCCTGCTACAGATATACCACAAGCTTCAAGATTTCTCTTCATGAAGAATAAGGTTAGGATGATATGTGATTGCTTAGCTCCACCAATTAGGGTGATTCAAGATCCAAGATTGGCTCAGTCGCTGAGCCTTGGTGGATCCACATTAAGAGCTCCACATGGCTGTCATGCACAATACATGACCAATATGGGTACTGTTGCATCTATGGCGATGTCTGTGATGATTAATGAGCAAGATGATGAGCTGGATAGTGACCAGCAAGTGGGAAGAAAACTGTGGGGTTTGGTAGTTTGCCATCACACTTGCCCtagatttctttcttttcctttgagGTACGCGTCTGAGTTCTTGCTTCAAGTTTTCAGTGTTCAGGTCAATAAAGAAGTGGAAATGGCAGCTCAACTTAAGGAAAAGCAGATACTGCAAATTCAAACTGTTCTATGTGACATGCTTCTAAGAGATGCTCCCATGGGGATTGTTACTCAGTCTCCTAATGTTATGGACCTTGTAAAGTGTGACGGGGCTGCACTTTATTATAGGAACAAGCTTTGGTTGCATGGTGTTACCCCTGCGGAGTCCCAAATCAGAGATATAGCTGAATGGCTCAATGAATCTCATGGTGATAGTACAGGTCTGAACACTGATAGcctcatggaagctggcttcccAGGTGCTTCTGTGCTCGGTGATGCGGTATGTGGAATGGCTGCtgtaaaaataacttcaaaagaTTTCCTCTTCTGGTTCCGTTCCCACACGGCTAAAGAAATCAAGTGGGGTGGTGCAAAACATCTTCCTGGAGACAAGGATGACGGAAGAAAAATGCACCCAAGGTCATCATTTAAAGCCTTTCTGGAGGTTGTTAAGCGGCGGAGCCTGCCTTGGGAAGATGTGGAAATGGATGCCATCCATTCCCTGCAGCTGATATTGCGAGGATCTTTGCAAGATGAGGCTGCTGATTGTTCTAAAATGATTGTGAATGTCCCTGCTGTAGATACCATTATAGATAGAGTGGATACACTTCATATTAACGATATGGTTCGTCTCGTTGAAACAGCATCAATGCCTGTTTTGGCTGTTGATACTTCAGGCCGTATCAATGGATGGAACTCTAAAGTTTCTGAACTAACTGGATTGCCGGTAGAGAATGTTATAGGTGTACCTTTGGTTGATTTGGTTATTGGTGGTACAACAAACACAATTAAACGTGTTCTCTCCCTAGCTTTGCAAG GCAAGGAGGAGAAAAATGTGGAAATCAAACTTAGAACACTTGGTCCTCAAGAAAAGGTCGGGTCAATTTCAATAGTGGTTAATGCCTGCTGTAGTCGAGATTTCAAACAAAACATAGTTGGAGTTTGCTTTACTGGAAAAGATGTTACTGGGCTAAAGCTGATTAAGGACAAATATAGTCGCGTTCAAGGTGATTATGTTGGAATTATCCATAGTCCATCTCCTTTAATTCCTCCAATTTTTGTGATGGATGAGCAGGGAAGATGTGTGGAATGGAATGATGCTATGCACAAGTTGACTGGGTCGAAGAGGGAGGAGGTCATTGATCAAATGCTTCTTGGTGAAGTTTTCACAGTCAATAGCTTCGGTTGCAGGGTTAAAGATCAAGACACATTAACCCAGCTCACGATATTATTGAATAGAGTAATTGCTGGTGGGGAAG AACTTCAATATGCAATGCACGTACAAAAGCTGTCAGAACAAGCTGCTAAAAATAGTCTTAAAAAGTTGGCTTATGTTCGTCTTGAACTAAAAAACCCTTTAAATGGGATAAACTGCATACAGAATCTGCTGAAATCTTCTGATTTGAGCAAGGATCAAAGGCAATTGCTGAAGACAAGCACAATGTGTCAAAAACAACTAGCCAAGATCATTGACGACACTGATATTGAGAGTATTGAGGAATG CTATACAGAAATGAACTCTTGTGAGTTCAATCTTGGAGAAGTTGTTACAGTGGTCATTAACCAAGTTATGATTCTTAGTCAGGAGCGTAAGGTTCAGGTCACATGGGACTCGCCTGTCGAAGTATCACAGTTGTACCTGATTGGTGACAATTTGAGGCTTCAACAAGTCCTTTCTGACTTTTTGACCACAGCTATCCTCTTTACTCCCTTTGAAGACTCCTCTGTGCATTTCAGAGTAATTCCAAGGAAGGAACGTATAGGGACGAAGATGTACATCATGCATCTTGAATTTCG GATCACTCATCCATCCCCAGGGATACCTGACGATTTAATTCAACATATGTTCCACTACAGTCGGAGCATATCAAGGGAAGGTTTTGGCCTATACATCAGCCAGAAACTTGTTAAAATCATGGATGGTACCGTCCAGTATCTTCGCGAGGCTGACAGATCCTCATTCATTATATTAGTTGAATTTCCACTGATGGAGAAGAAGAACAACTAA
- the PHYF gene encoding phytochrome F isoform X1: MSSSSTTNKTNCSRGSSARSRRSARVIAQTPVDAKLHVEFEESEQQFDYSSSVNLSNSTSNVPSSTVSDYLQKMQRGSLIQPFGCMIAIDAQNFAVIAYSENAPEMLDLTPHAVPSIEQQEALTFGTDVRKLFRSSGASALEKAVSFGELSLLNPILVHCKNSGKPFYAILHRIEVGLVIDLEPVDPHEVPVTTAGAIKSYKLAAKAIRKLQSLPSGDISLLCDVLVREVSHLTGYDRVMVYKFHEDEHGEVVAECRTPELEPYLGLHYPATDIPQASRFLFMKNKVRMICDCLAPPIRVIQDPRLAQSLSLGGSTLRAPHGCHAQYMTNMGTVASMAMSVMINEQDDELDSDQQVGRKLWGLVVCHHTCPRFLSFPLRYASEFLLQVFSVQVNKEVEMAAQLKEKQILQIQTVLCDMLLRDAPMGIVTQSPNVMDLVKCDGAALYYRNKLWLHGVTPAESQIRDIAEWLNESHGDSTGLNTDSLMEAGFPGASVLGDAVCGMAAVKITSKDFLFWFRSHTAKEIKWGGAKHLPGDKDDGRKMHPRSSFKAFLEVVKRRSLPWEDVEMDAIHSLQLILRGSLQDEAADCSKMIVNVPAVDTIIDRVDTLHINDMVRLVETASMPVLAVDTSGRINGWNSKVSELTGLPVENVIGVPLVDLVIGGTTNTIKRVLSLALQGKEEKNVEIKLRTLGPQEKVGSISIVVNACCSRDFKQNIVGVCFTGKDVTGLKLIKDKYSRVQGDYVGIIHSPSPLIPPIFVMDEQGRCVEWNDAMHKLTGSKREEVIDQMLLGEVFTVNSFGCRVKDQDTLTQLTILLNRVIAGGEGEKLFFGLFNKQDKYIEALISANKKVDDDGRVTGVLCFLHVPSPELQYAMHVQKLSEQAAKNSLKKLAYVRLELKNPLNGINCIQNLLKSSDLSKDQRQLLKTSTMCQKQLAKIIDDTDIESIEECYTEMNSCEFNLGEVVTVVINQVMILSQERKVQVTWDSPVEVSQLYLIGDNLRLQQVLSDFLTTAILFTPFEDSSVHFRVIPRKERIGTKMYIMHLEFRITHPSPGIPDDLIQHMFHYSRSISREGFGLYISQKLVKIMDGTVQYLREADRSSFIILVEFPLMEKKNN, encoded by the exons ATGTCTTCTAGTTCTACAACAAACAAGACGAATTGCTCAAGGGGCAGTTCAGCTAGATCTAGGCGTAGTGCTAGAGTTATTGCTCAGACTCCAGTTGATGCAAAGCTTCATGTGGAGTTTGAGGAGTCTGAGCAACAATTTGATTACTCTAGTTCAGTTAACTTGTCTAATTCCACTAGCAATGTTCCATCTTCAACTGTATCTGATTATCTCCAGAAAATGCAAAGGGGAAGTCTAATTCAGCCGTTTGGATGCATGATTGCTATTGATGCGCAAAACTTTGCTGTCATAGCCTATAGCGAAAATGCACCAGAAATGTTGGACTTGACACCTCATGCAGTTCCAAGCATCGAACAGCAAGAGGCTCTGACATTTGGAACAGATGTCAGGAAACTTTTTCGATCTTCAGGTGCTTCTGCCCTTGAAAAAGCAGTCAGCTTTGGAGAACTTAGTTTGCTAAATCCTATTTTGGTTCATTGTAAAAACTCAGGCAAGCCTTTCTATGCGATTCTGCACCGCATTGAGGTTGGATTAGTAATAGATTTGGAGCCTGTGGATCCACACGAGGTCCCTGTAACTACAGCAGGAGCTATAAAATCTTATAAGCTAGCAGCTAAAGCCATTCGGAAATTGCAATCTCTACCAAGCGGGGATATATCATTGTTATGTGATGTGTTAGTTAGAGAAGTGAGTCATTTGACTGGCTATGATCGTGTTATGGTTTATAAATTCCACGAGGATGAACACGGGGAAGTAGTTGCTGAATGTCGTACGCCTGAACTAGAACCTTATCTTGGCTTGCATTACCCTGCTACAGATATACCACAAGCTTCAAGATTTCTCTTCATGAAGAATAAGGTTAGGATGATATGTGATTGCTTAGCTCCACCAATTAGGGTGATTCAAGATCCAAGATTGGCTCAGTCGCTGAGCCTTGGTGGATCCACATTAAGAGCTCCACATGGCTGTCATGCACAATACATGACCAATATGGGTACTGTTGCATCTATGGCGATGTCTGTGATGATTAATGAGCAAGATGATGAGCTGGATAGTGACCAGCAAGTGGGAAGAAAACTGTGGGGTTTGGTAGTTTGCCATCACACTTGCCCtagatttctttcttttcctttgagGTACGCGTCTGAGTTCTTGCTTCAAGTTTTCAGTGTTCAGGTCAATAAAGAAGTGGAAATGGCAGCTCAACTTAAGGAAAAGCAGATACTGCAAATTCAAACTGTTCTATGTGACATGCTTCTAAGAGATGCTCCCATGGGGATTGTTACTCAGTCTCCTAATGTTATGGACCTTGTAAAGTGTGACGGGGCTGCACTTTATTATAGGAACAAGCTTTGGTTGCATGGTGTTACCCCTGCGGAGTCCCAAATCAGAGATATAGCTGAATGGCTCAATGAATCTCATGGTGATAGTACAGGTCTGAACACTGATAGcctcatggaagctggcttcccAGGTGCTTCTGTGCTCGGTGATGCGGTATGTGGAATGGCTGCtgtaaaaataacttcaaaagaTTTCCTCTTCTGGTTCCGTTCCCACACGGCTAAAGAAATCAAGTGGGGTGGTGCAAAACATCTTCCTGGAGACAAGGATGACGGAAGAAAAATGCACCCAAGGTCATCATTTAAAGCCTTTCTGGAGGTTGTTAAGCGGCGGAGCCTGCCTTGGGAAGATGTGGAAATGGATGCCATCCATTCCCTGCAGCTGATATTGCGAGGATCTTTGCAAGATGAGGCTGCTGATTGTTCTAAAATGATTGTGAATGTCCCTGCTGTAGATACCATTATAGATAGAGTGGATACACTTCATATTAACGATATGGTTCGTCTCGTTGAAACAGCATCAATGCCTGTTTTGGCTGTTGATACTTCAGGCCGTATCAATGGATGGAACTCTAAAGTTTCTGAACTAACTGGATTGCCGGTAGAGAATGTTATAGGTGTACCTTTGGTTGATTTGGTTATTGGTGGTACAACAAACACAATTAAACGTGTTCTCTCCCTAGCTTTGCAAG GCAAGGAGGAGAAAAATGTGGAAATCAAACTTAGAACACTTGGTCCTCAAGAAAAGGTCGGGTCAATTTCAATAGTGGTTAATGCCTGCTGTAGTCGAGATTTCAAACAAAACATAGTTGGAGTTTGCTTTACTGGAAAAGATGTTACTGGGCTAAAGCTGATTAAGGACAAATATAGTCGCGTTCAAGGTGATTATGTTGGAATTATCCATAGTCCATCTCCTTTAATTCCTCCAATTTTTGTGATGGATGAGCAGGGAAGATGTGTGGAATGGAATGATGCTATGCACAAGTTGACTGGGTCGAAGAGGGAGGAGGTCATTGATCAAATGCTTCTTGGTGAAGTTTTCACAGTCAATAGCTTCGGTTGCAGGGTTAAAGATCAAGACACATTAACCCAGCTCACGATATTATTGAATAGAGTAATTGCTGGTGGGGAAGGTGAGAAATTGTTTTTTGGGTTATTTAATAAACAGGATAAGTATATTGAAGCCTTAATCTCTGCAAATAAAAAAGTTGATGACGATGGTCGAGTAACTGGGGTCTTGTGCTTCCTGCATGTTCCTAGTCCAGAACTTCAATATGCAATGCACGTACAAAAGCTGTCAGAACAAGCTGCTAAAAATAGTCTTAAAAAGTTGGCTTATGTTCGTCTTGAACTAAAAAACCCTTTAAATGGGATAAACTGCATACAGAATCTGCTGAAATCTTCTGATTTGAGCAAGGATCAAAGGCAATTGCTGAAGACAAGCACAATGTGTCAAAAACAACTAGCCAAGATCATTGACGACACTGATATTGAGAGTATTGAGGAATG CTATACAGAAATGAACTCTTGTGAGTTCAATCTTGGAGAAGTTGTTACAGTGGTCATTAACCAAGTTATGATTCTTAGTCAGGAGCGTAAGGTTCAGGTCACATGGGACTCGCCTGTCGAAGTATCACAGTTGTACCTGATTGGTGACAATTTGAGGCTTCAACAAGTCCTTTCTGACTTTTTGACCACAGCTATCCTCTTTACTCCCTTTGAAGACTCCTCTGTGCATTTCAGAGTAATTCCAAGGAAGGAACGTATAGGGACGAAGATGTACATCATGCATCTTGAATTTCG GATCACTCATCCATCCCCAGGGATACCTGACGATTTAATTCAACATATGTTCCACTACAGTCGGAGCATATCAAGGGAAGGTTTTGGCCTATACATCAGCCAGAAACTTGTTAAAATCATGGATGGTACCGTCCAGTATCTTCGCGAGGCTGACAGATCCTCATTCATTATATTAGTTGAATTTCCACTGATGGAGAAGAAGAACAACTAA
- the PHYF gene encoding phytochrome F isoform X3 produces the protein MQRGSLIQPFGCMIAIDAQNFAVIAYSENAPEMLDLTPHAVPSIEQQEALTFGTDVRKLFRSSGASALEKAVSFGELSLLNPILVHCKNSGKPFYAILHRIEVGLVIDLEPVDPHEVPVTTAGAIKSYKLAAKAIRKLQSLPSGDISLLCDVLVREVSHLTGYDRVMVYKFHEDEHGEVVAECRTPELEPYLGLHYPATDIPQASRFLFMKNKVRMICDCLAPPIRVIQDPRLAQSLSLGGSTLRAPHGCHAQYMTNMGTVASMAMSVMINEQDDELDSDQQVGRKLWGLVVCHHTCPRFLSFPLRYASEFLLQVFSVQVNKEVEMAAQLKEKQILQIQTVLCDMLLRDAPMGIVTQSPNVMDLVKCDGAALYYRNKLWLHGVTPAESQIRDIAEWLNESHGDSTGLNTDSLMEAGFPGASVLGDAVCGMAAVKITSKDFLFWFRSHTAKEIKWGGAKHLPGDKDDGRKMHPRSSFKAFLEVVKRRSLPWEDVEMDAIHSLQLILRGSLQDEAADCSKMIVNVPAVDTIIDRVDTLHINDMVRLVETASMPVLAVDTSGRINGWNSKVSELTGLPVENVIGVPLVDLVIGGTTNTIKRVLSLALQGKEEKNVEIKLRTLGPQEKVGSISIVVNACCSRDFKQNIVGVCFTGKDVTGLKLIKDKYSRVQGDYVGIIHSPSPLIPPIFVMDEQGRCVEWNDAMHKLTGSKREEVIDQMLLGEVFTVNSFGCRVKDQDTLTQLTILLNRVIAGGEGEKLFFGLFNKQDKYIEALISANKKVDDDGRVTGVLCFLHVPSPELQYAMHVQKLSEQAAKNSLKKLAYVRLELKNPLNGINCIQNLLKSSDLSKDQRQLLKTSTMCQKQLAKIIDDTDIESIEECYTEMNSCEFNLGEVVTVVINQVMILSQERKVQVTWDSPVEVSQLYLIGDNLRLQQVLSDFLTTAILFTPFEDSSVHFRVIPRKERIGTKMYIMHLEFRITHPSPGIPDDLIQHMFHYSRSISREGFGLYISQKLVKIMDGTVQYLREADRSSFIILVEFPLMEKKNN, from the exons ATGCAAAGGGGAAGTCTAATTCAGCCGTTTGGATGCATGATTGCTATTGATGCGCAAAACTTTGCTGTCATAGCCTATAGCGAAAATGCACCAGAAATGTTGGACTTGACACCTCATGCAGTTCCAAGCATCGAACAGCAAGAGGCTCTGACATTTGGAACAGATGTCAGGAAACTTTTTCGATCTTCAGGTGCTTCTGCCCTTGAAAAAGCAGTCAGCTTTGGAGAACTTAGTTTGCTAAATCCTATTTTGGTTCATTGTAAAAACTCAGGCAAGCCTTTCTATGCGATTCTGCACCGCATTGAGGTTGGATTAGTAATAGATTTGGAGCCTGTGGATCCACACGAGGTCCCTGTAACTACAGCAGGAGCTATAAAATCTTATAAGCTAGCAGCTAAAGCCATTCGGAAATTGCAATCTCTACCAAGCGGGGATATATCATTGTTATGTGATGTGTTAGTTAGAGAAGTGAGTCATTTGACTGGCTATGATCGTGTTATGGTTTATAAATTCCACGAGGATGAACACGGGGAAGTAGTTGCTGAATGTCGTACGCCTGAACTAGAACCTTATCTTGGCTTGCATTACCCTGCTACAGATATACCACAAGCTTCAAGATTTCTCTTCATGAAGAATAAGGTTAGGATGATATGTGATTGCTTAGCTCCACCAATTAGGGTGATTCAAGATCCAAGATTGGCTCAGTCGCTGAGCCTTGGTGGATCCACATTAAGAGCTCCACATGGCTGTCATGCACAATACATGACCAATATGGGTACTGTTGCATCTATGGCGATGTCTGTGATGATTAATGAGCAAGATGATGAGCTGGATAGTGACCAGCAAGTGGGAAGAAAACTGTGGGGTTTGGTAGTTTGCCATCACACTTGCCCtagatttctttcttttcctttgagGTACGCGTCTGAGTTCTTGCTTCAAGTTTTCAGTGTTCAGGTCAATAAAGAAGTGGAAATGGCAGCTCAACTTAAGGAAAAGCAGATACTGCAAATTCAAACTGTTCTATGTGACATGCTTCTAAGAGATGCTCCCATGGGGATTGTTACTCAGTCTCCTAATGTTATGGACCTTGTAAAGTGTGACGGGGCTGCACTTTATTATAGGAACAAGCTTTGGTTGCATGGTGTTACCCCTGCGGAGTCCCAAATCAGAGATATAGCTGAATGGCTCAATGAATCTCATGGTGATAGTACAGGTCTGAACACTGATAGcctcatggaagctggcttcccAGGTGCTTCTGTGCTCGGTGATGCGGTATGTGGAATGGCTGCtgtaaaaataacttcaaaagaTTTCCTCTTCTGGTTCCGTTCCCACACGGCTAAAGAAATCAAGTGGGGTGGTGCAAAACATCTTCCTGGAGACAAGGATGACGGAAGAAAAATGCACCCAAGGTCATCATTTAAAGCCTTTCTGGAGGTTGTTAAGCGGCGGAGCCTGCCTTGGGAAGATGTGGAAATGGATGCCATCCATTCCCTGCAGCTGATATTGCGAGGATCTTTGCAAGATGAGGCTGCTGATTGTTCTAAAATGATTGTGAATGTCCCTGCTGTAGATACCATTATAGATAGAGTGGATACACTTCATATTAACGATATGGTTCGTCTCGTTGAAACAGCATCAATGCCTGTTTTGGCTGTTGATACTTCAGGCCGTATCAATGGATGGAACTCTAAAGTTTCTGAACTAACTGGATTGCCGGTAGAGAATGTTATAGGTGTACCTTTGGTTGATTTGGTTATTGGTGGTACAACAAACACAATTAAACGTGTTCTCTCCCTAGCTTTGCAAG GCAAGGAGGAGAAAAATGTGGAAATCAAACTTAGAACACTTGGTCCTCAAGAAAAGGTCGGGTCAATTTCAATAGTGGTTAATGCCTGCTGTAGTCGAGATTTCAAACAAAACATAGTTGGAGTTTGCTTTACTGGAAAAGATGTTACTGGGCTAAAGCTGATTAAGGACAAATATAGTCGCGTTCAAGGTGATTATGTTGGAATTATCCATAGTCCATCTCCTTTAATTCCTCCAATTTTTGTGATGGATGAGCAGGGAAGATGTGTGGAATGGAATGATGCTATGCACAAGTTGACTGGGTCGAAGAGGGAGGAGGTCATTGATCAAATGCTTCTTGGTGAAGTTTTCACAGTCAATAGCTTCGGTTGCAGGGTTAAAGATCAAGACACATTAACCCAGCTCACGATATTATTGAATAGAGTAATTGCTGGTGGGGAAGGTGAGAAATTGTTTTTTGGGTTATTTAATAAACAGGATAAGTATATTGAAGCCTTAATCTCTGCAAATAAAAAAGTTGATGACGATGGTCGAGTAACTGGGGTCTTGTGCTTCCTGCATGTTCCTAGTCCAGAACTTCAATATGCAATGCACGTACAAAAGCTGTCAGAACAAGCTGCTAAAAATAGTCTTAAAAAGTTGGCTTATGTTCGTCTTGAACTAAAAAACCCTTTAAATGGGATAAACTGCATACAGAATCTGCTGAAATCTTCTGATTTGAGCAAGGATCAAAGGCAATTGCTGAAGACAAGCACAATGTGTCAAAAACAACTAGCCAAGATCATTGACGACACTGATATTGAGAGTATTGAGGAATG CTATACAGAAATGAACTCTTGTGAGTTCAATCTTGGAGAAGTTGTTACAGTGGTCATTAACCAAGTTATGATTCTTAGTCAGGAGCGTAAGGTTCAGGTCACATGGGACTCGCCTGTCGAAGTATCACAGTTGTACCTGATTGGTGACAATTTGAGGCTTCAACAAGTCCTTTCTGACTTTTTGACCACAGCTATCCTCTTTACTCCCTTTGAAGACTCCTCTGTGCATTTCAGAGTAATTCCAAGGAAGGAACGTATAGGGACGAAGATGTACATCATGCATCTTGAATTTCG GATCACTCATCCATCCCCAGGGATACCTGACGATTTAATTCAACATATGTTCCACTACAGTCGGAGCATATCAAGGGAAGGTTTTGGCCTATACATCAGCCAGAAACTTGTTAAAATCATGGATGGTACCGTCCAGTATCTTCGCGAGGCTGACAGATCCTCATTCATTATATTAGTTGAATTTCCACTGATGGAGAAGAAGAACAACTAA
- the LOC101259059 gene encoding cytochrome b561 domain-containing protein At4g18260-like: protein MLSFQIILHGFLLWASMGFLMPIGILVIRMTNRHEECGTRLKIIHAISQILSFLLVTAAAIMSIGNFDNSFTNNHQRIGLAVYAAIWLQAVTGILKPDRESKGRSIWFLVHWLLGVTVSLLGIINIYTGLQSYYTRTMRSTSVWNLAFTVEIVVILFIYLLQEKWALYKANQERFSQ from the exons ATGTTGTCATTTCAAATTATTCTACATGGATTTCTTCTCTGGGCTTCCATGGGTTTCTTGATGCCTATTGGGATTCTTGTAATAAGAATGACAAATAGACATGAAGAATGTGGAACAAGGCTAAAAATCATTCATGCTATTTCACAG ATACTATCTTTTCTCCTTGTAACAGCAGCAGCAATCATGTCAATAGGAAACTTTGACAACTCTTTCACAAATAATCACCAAAGGATTGGCTTAGCTGTTTATGCTGCCATATGGCTGCAAGCAGTCACTGGGATTCTTAAGCCTGACAG AGAAAGCAAAGGAAGGAGTATATGGTTTTTAGTTCACTGGCTTCTAGGAGTGACAGTTTCTTTACTgggaattatcaacatatatacAGGTTTACAGTCATATTACACAAGAACAATGAGAAGCACAAGTGTTTGGAACCTGGCTTTTACTGTTGAGATTGTTGTTATCCTCTTCATCTATCTGCTCCAAGAAAAATGGGCCCTATATAAAGCAAACCAGGAGAGATTTAGTCAATGA